The Pseudomonas triclosanedens genome has a window encoding:
- the cyaY gene encoding iron donor protein CyaY: protein MSTLSEARFHDLVDAVQVTVEDAFDDSDLDVDLENSGGVLTVRFENGTQLILSRQPALRQLWVAARSGGFHFDYDESGALWICDSTREPLGALLNRATLEQAGEDVEFPGV, encoded by the coding sequence ATGAGCACTTTGAGCGAAGCCCGCTTCCATGATCTGGTGGATGCCGTACAGGTAACGGTGGAGGACGCCTTCGACGACAGCGATCTGGATGTCGACCTGGAGAACTCCGGCGGCGTGCTGACTGTGCGTTTCGAGAACGGTACCCAGTTGATCCTCAGTCGCCAGCCGGCCCTGCGCCAGTTGTGGGTGGCGGCGCGCTCCGGCGGCTTCCACTTCGACTACGACGAATCCGGTGCGCTGTGGATCTGCGACAGCACCCGCGAGCCGCTGGGCGCGCTGCTCAACCGTGCCACCCTGGAACAGGCGGGCGAGGAT